DNA from Thermococcus argininiproducens:
TTTCTCACTACAACCCTCTTAAAAAATTCGACTTTATAAAGATTTGGAAAAAAGTTAGAGATAAGACAAGAACAACAAAAGAAAAACGCCCAAAATTCCACCCACAGCCACTATAAGGAAGTTTATTAGGTTTATCTCTATGTGTGCTACACCAAGATAATTCAGAACTCCCAAGAGGATTAAACCAACTACTGCATTCATAGCCATCCATCTCAGCACTGCAAAGGTCAGTTTGACAACTATCACTGCGGCAATTATTAACAATATTATGAATATTAGGACATTAATCATTCATTTCACCTCCTAAATCTTTTATCACTTCCCGGGCGATTTCGCCCAATGAAACCCATTTAACACCCTCAAGCGGTAAAATAACGGCTTCATTAACATCTTTGAACTGTTCAATCATTGGAAGGGCCCCTCTAACTTTAAGTTTTTTAAGCATCAACATTGCAAATGCTTTTCTGTTTTTATCGCCTTTTTCTAAGATGTCTATGAGTTCCTCTACTATCTCATCTCTGAACATCCCTTCAATCCATGGGAAAAACCTTAGCATTAGTTCAAAGGCCTGCATGGCATTCTCTTTAACGTATGGATCCGGATCGTTCACTAGAAGAAGGGCTTTTAATGGAAGACCTGCTTCAACATACTCCATCATCAAATCCTTGTGTCTTGAGACGAGTTCACCAAGGAGTAAGAGAGCATCTCCCTTGAGACCCGGATTTTTCTCATCAAGAAGCTCTATTATTGCATCTACATATTTTTTATCCTTCATTGCGGAGATGATAATATCCTCCAAGTCACCTTGAGAAAGCATCTTAATAACCTTGTTCTTCTTGGACCCAAATGAAAATAATCCCATTACACAACCCTATTGCAATTCTGCATTAAACTTTAAATCATTTTCCTTAAGTTTTAAAAAAGAAGAGGAGGATTTAAAGCTAGGCTATGAGGAAAGCGAATTGCGCTGAGCTATGATGAAAAAAGAAGTCCGAGCCCTTAAGAGGTGAGATTATGCACATCAAAGAATTCCAAGAACTTATTAAGGATCTCTACTTTCATAGGGATGAAAAAAGAGGATTGGAGAAGACTTTTCTCTGGTTTAGTGAGGAAGTTGGTGAACTAGCAGAGGCCTTAAGGAAAAATGATAGAAAGGCTATAGAGGAGGAATTTGCCGATGTCTTAGCCTGGCTCGTGAGTTTAGCCAACATAGTAGGGGTGGATGTGGAGGAAGCCACCAAGAAGAAGTATCCTGGAGTTTGCCCTTACTGTGGGAAGAACCCTTGTGAGTGTGAGAAGGAGTAGCTCAAAGTTTTAGAACCCAACCCACTTCAAACCCTCGAGAAAGGAAAATTAATTTCATTCTCCAAGAACATAAACTATCGCTTTGCATGAGTTTATATCGTTCTCGTAGATGCACTTATTATAGGCATTCTCAAGAGTATCTGAGTAGGAAAATGCAGGGTCATCTATACTTTTTGTTTCGCCGTTAAAGGTGCAT
Protein-coding regions in this window:
- a CDS encoding pro-sigmaK processing inhibitor BofA family protein, coding for MINVLIFIILLIIAAVIVVKLTFAVLRWMAMNAVVGLILLGVLNYLGVAHIEINLINFLIVAVGGILGVFLLLFLSYL
- a CDS encoding HEAT repeat domain-containing protein, whose amino-acid sequence is MGLFSFGSKKNKVIKMLSQGDLEDIIISAMKDKKYVDAIIELLDEKNPGLKGDALLLLGELVSRHKDLMMEYVEAGLPLKALLLVNDPDPYVKENAMQAFELMLRFFPWIEGMFRDEIVEELIDILEKGDKNRKAFAMLMLKKLKVRGALPMIEQFKDVNEAVILPLEGVKWVSLGEIAREVIKDLGGEMND
- a CDS encoding MazG nucleotide pyrophosphohydrolase domain-containing protein; this translates as MHIKEFQELIKDLYFHRDEKRGLEKTFLWFSEEVGELAEALRKNDRKAIEEEFADVLAWLVSLANIVGVDVEEATKKKYPGVCPYCGKNPCECEKE